Proteins from a genomic interval of Ficedula albicollis isolate OC2 chromosome 9, FicAlb1.5, whole genome shotgun sequence:
- the P2RY1 gene encoding P2Y purinoceptor 1, whose protein sequence is MTEVLLSAALNGTEPNLLSSSSWSAGNVTTKCSLTKTGFQFYYLPTVYILVFITGFLGNSVAIWMFVFHMKPWSGISVYMFNLALADFLYVLTLPALIFYYFNKTDWIFGDIMCKLQRFIFHVNLYGSILFLTCISVHRYTGVVHPLKSLGRLKKKNAMYISSLVWVLVVAAISPILFYSGTGIRKNKTITCYDTTADDYLRSYFIYSMCTTVLMFCIPFIVILGCYGLIVKALIYKDLDNSPLRRKSIYLVIIVLTVFAVSYLPFHVMKTLNLRARVDFQTPDMCAFNDKVYATYQVTRGLASLNSCVDPILYFLAGDTFRRRLSRATRKSSRRSEHNVQSKSEEMTLNILTEYKQNGDTSL, encoded by the coding sequence ATGACCGAAgtccttctctctgctgctctgaacGGAACTGAACCCAACCTGttatccagcagcagctggtctGCGGGAAACGTCACCACCAAGTGCTCCCTGACCAAAACCGGCTTCCAGTTCTATTACCTGCCCACCGTCTACATCCTGGTCTTCATCACTGGGTTTTTGGGCAACAGCGTGGCTATCTGGATGTTTGTCTTCCACATGAAGCCTTGGAGCGGCATCTCGGTTTACATGTTCAACTTGGCACTGGCCGATTTCTTGTATGTCTTGACTCTGCCCGCCCTCATCTTTTACTACTTCAACAAAACAGACTGGATCTTCGGAGATATCATGTGCAAGCTGCAGAGGTTCATCTTCCACGTGAACCTGTACGGCAGCATCCTGTTCCTGACCTGCATAAGCGTGCACAGGTACACGGGAGTGGTGCACCCCTTGAAGTCGCTGGGGAGGCTGAAAAAGAAGAACGCCATGTACAtcagcagcctggtctgggTCCTGGTGGTGGCCGCCATTTCTCCAATACTCTTCTACTCGGGAACAGggataaggaaaaataaaaccattacGTGCTACGACACAACGGCTGATGATTACCTGAGAAGTTACTTCATTTATAGCATGTGCACCACAGTGCTGATGTTCTGCATCCCCTTCATAGTGATTCTCGGTTGCTATGGGCTCATCGTGAAAGCTTTGATTTACAAAGATTTGGACAACTCTCCTCTCAGGAGAAAATCGATTTACCTGGTCATTATTGTGTTGACAGTCTTTGCAGTGTCTTACCTTCCCTTCCACGTGATGAAGACCTTAAATCTAAGGGCCAGGGTGGATTTTCAAACCCCGGATATGTGTGCCTTCAACGATAAGGTTTATGCCACTTACCAAGTGACGAGGGGCCTGGCCAGCCTCAACAGCTGCGTAGACCCCATCCTTTACTTCCTGGCAGGTGACACCTTCCGAAGGCGGCTTTCCCGGGCCACCAGGAAATCATCCAGAAGGAGCGAACACAATGTGCAGTCCAAAAGTGAGGAAATGACTCTCAATATTTTAACAGAGTATAAACAGAACGGAGATACCAGTTTGTGA
- the LOC107603822 gene encoding extensin-like encodes MEHPLGRTPIIPENTSPAAQHQPSQRTQVLQHNTNHPTEHQSCCTTPTIPQNTSPAAQHQPSQRTPVLLHNTNHPREHQSCCTTPTIPQNNNPAAQHQPSHRTPVLLHSTNHPTEHQSCCTTPILLHNTNPRPRTPILLHNTSSPPAQHQSSPRSPILLPDHQSSPRSPILPPNTNPPPDHQSSSQNTNPPPEHQSSPRSPILLPEHQSSPRTPILPQITNPPPRTPILPPNTNPPPDHQSSSQNTNPPPEHQSSPRSPILLPEHQSSPRTPILPQITNPPPRTPILPPNTNPPPDHQSSSQNTNPPPEHQSSPRSPILLPEHQSSPRTPILPQITNPPPRTPILPPNTNPPPDHQSSSQNTNPPPEHQSSPRSPILLPEHQSSPRTPILPQITNPPPRTPILPPNTNPPPDHQSSSQNTNPPPEHQSSPRSPILLPEHQSSPRTPILPQITNPPPRTPILPPNTNPPPDHQSSSQNTNPPPEHQSSPRSPILLPEHQSSPRTPILPQITNPPPEHQSSSGTAVRPLPTARARACRSARLRHQHTAQKCLLPLLPRSYVLPQLLLQPFVFPACLYSAAWETRGSCREKLQRAVALRSR; translated from the exons ATGGAGCATCCTTTGGGCAGAACACCAATCATCCCAGAGAACACCAGTCCTGCTGCACAACACCAACCATCCCAGAGAACACAAGTCCTGCAGCACAACACCAACCATCCCACAGAACACCAATCCTGCTGCACAACACCAACCATCCCACAGAACACCAGTCCTGCTGCACAGCACCAACCATCCCAGAGAACACCAGTCCTGCTGCACAACACCAACCATCCCAGAGAACACCAGTCCTGCTGCACAACACCAACCATCCCACAGAACAACAATCCTGCTGCACAACACCAACCATCCCACAGAACACCAGTCCTGCTGCACAGCACCAACCATCCCACAGAACACCAATCCTGCTGCACAACACCAATCCTCCTGCACAACACCAATCCTCGTCCCAGAACACCAATCCTCCTGCACAACACCAGTTCTCCTCCGGCACAACACCAATCCTCCCCCAGATCACCAATCCTCCTCCCAGATCACCAATCCTCCCCCAGATCACCAATCCTCCCCCCGAACACCAATCCTCCCCCAGATCACCAATCCTCCTCCCAGAACACCAATCCTCCCCCCGAACACCAATCCTCCCCCAGATCACCAATCCTCCTCCCAGAACACCAATCCTCCCCCCGAACACCAATCCTCCCCCAGATCACCAATCCTCCTCCCAGAACACCAATCCTCCCCCCGAACACCAATCCTCCCCCAGATCACCAATCCTCCTCCCAGAACACCAATCCTCCCCCCGAACACCAATCCTCCCCCAGATCACCAATCCTCCTCCCAGAACACCAATCCTCCCCCCGAACACCAATCCTCCCCCAGATCACCAATCCTCCTCCCAGAACACCAATCCTCCCCCCGAACACCAATCCTCCCCCAGATCACCAATCCTCCTCCCAGAACACCAATCCTCCCCCCGAACACCAATCCTCCCCCAGATCACCAATCCTCCTCCCAGAACACCAATCCTCCCCCCGAACACCAATCCTCCCCCAGATCACCAATCCTCCTCCCAGAACACCAATCCTCCCCCCGAACACCAATCCTCCCCCAGATCACCAATCCTCCTCCCAGAACACCAATCCTCCCCCCGAACACCAATCCTCCCCCAGATCACCAATCCTCCTCCCAGAACACCAATCCTCCCCCCGAACACCAATCCTCCCCCAGATCACCAATCCTCCTCCCAGAACACCAATCCTCCCCCCGAACACCAATCCTCCCCCAGATCACCAATCCTCCTCCCAGAACACCAATCCTCCCCCCGAACACCAATCCTCCCCCAGATCACCAATCCTCCTCCCAGAACACCAATCCTCCCCCCGAACACCAATCCTCCCCCAGATCACCAATCCTCCTCCCAGAACACCAATCCTCCCCCCGAACACCAATCCTCCCCCAGATCACCAATCCTCCTCCCAGAACACCAATCCTCCCCCCGAACACCAATCCTCCCCCAGATCACCAATCCTCCTCCCAGAACACCAATCCTCCCCCCGAACACCAATCCTCCCCCAGATCACCAATCCTCCCCCCGAACACCAATCCTCCTCCGGCACAGCCGTCCGGCCGCTCCCCACGGCCCGTGCCCGTGCCTGCCGCTCAGCCCGGCTCCGgcaccagcacacagcccagaaatgcctcctgcccctccttccccGCAGCTATGTGCTCCCGCAAttgctgctccagccttttGTCTTTCCAGCCTGCCTTTACAGCGCTGCTTGG GAAACTCGGGGAAGCTGCCGCGAGAAGCTGCAGCGAGCGGTGGCACTCAGAAGTCGCTAG